A single region of the Musa acuminata AAA Group cultivar baxijiao chromosome BXJ1-11, Cavendish_Baxijiao_AAA, whole genome shotgun sequence genome encodes:
- the LOC135597135 gene encoding protein TIFY 10a-like: protein MAEAGRKQGRTNFAVTCTLLSQYIKEKGSIADLGLGIAQDAAIGKSESVRPPTTMSVIPGADLCRGEDGAKELFPQSVDLGPAVSEDAREAARGQLTIFYGGKVLVFDNFPAEKAKDLMQLATKGNSTSQNSVSSRSVSVSYQTSTLVPITANNSLVPQVHMSRSAQPNLPDLPIARKASLQRFLEKRKDRINARSPYQVSASPELGINREDNKSWLGLGPRFSIPSLSPSSEYNR from the exons ATGGCCGAGGCGGGGCGGAAGCAGGGGAGGACCAACTTCGCGGTGACCTGCACTCTCCTGAGCCAGTACATCAAGGAGAAGGGCAGCATCGCCGACCTTGGACTCGGGATCGCCCAAGACGCCGCTATAG GCAAATCGGAATCGGTTCGGCCTCCGACCACCATGAGCGTGATCCCTGGGGCGGACCTCTGCCGGGGAGAGGACGGCGCCAAGGAGCTGTTCCCCCAGAGTGTTGATCTTGGCCCCGCTGTGTCGGAGGATGCAAG GGAGGCAGCAAGAGGCCAACTTACCATCTTCTATGGAGGGAAGGTGTTGGTGTTTGACAATTTCCCAGCCGAGAAGGCCAAGGATCTGATGCAGCTAGCAACCAAGGGAAACTCAACATCACAAAACTCTGTGAGCTCAAGATCCGTCTCCGTCTCCTATCAAACTTCGACCTTGGTGCCCATCACTGCCAACAATTCACTGGTTCCCCAGGTCCACATGTCGAGATCAGCACAGCCTAATCTTCCTG ATCTTCCTATTGCTAGAAAAGCTTCACTCCAACGGTTCCTCGAGAAGAGAAAGGATCG GATCAATGCAAGATCACCATATCAAGTGTCTGCCTCTCCCGAATTGGGGATTAATCGAGAGGACAACAAATCATGGCTCGGCTTGGGTCCTCGATTCTCCATTCCCAGCCTCAGTCCAAGCTCTGAGTATAACAGATAG
- the LOC103970776 gene encoding oligouridylate-binding protein 1 isoform X2, with amino-acid sequence MQQQRLKQQQALMQQALLLQQQQQQQQQQQQQSLYPHPGLLAAPQIEPVLSGNLPPGFDPSTCRSVYVGNVHLQVTEALLQEVFQSTGLVEGCKLIRKEKSSFGFVDYYDRRSAALAIIALNGRQLFGQPIKVNWAYASGQREDTSGHYNIFVGDLSPEVTDATLFACFSVYPSCSDARVMWDQKTGRSRGFGFVSFRNQQDAQSAINDLTGKWLGSRQIRCNWATKGANASEDKQNSDSKSVVDLANASADGQENTNDDGPESNPQFTTVYVGNLAHEVTQLDLHRHFHSLGAGVIEEVRIQRDKGFGFVRYSNHSEAALAIQMGNGRILCGKPIKCSWGSKPTPPGTASTPLPPPASASFSGLTATDLLSYDRASLLGKMTASEALMYAQSQQALKQAAMGMGAGASQAIYDGGFQNVNAAQQFMYY; translated from the exons ATGCAGCAGCAGAGGCTGAAGCAGCAGCAGGCTTTGATGCAGCAAGCCCTCCTCctccagcagcaacagcagcagcagcagcagcaacagcaacagtCCCTTTACCCCCACCCCGGCCTCTTGGCCGCCCCTCAG ATAGAGCCTGTCCTAAGTGGGAATCTGCCTCCTGGATTTGATCCAAGCACATGTCGCAGTGT GTATGTAGGCAATGTTCATCTTCAGGTTACTGAGGCTCTTCTTCAAGAGGTTTTCCAAAGTACGGGCCTTGTTGAAGGATGCAAGCTCATTAGGAAAGAGAAG TCATCCTTTGGCTTTGTTGATTATTATGACCGCCGATCAGCTGCACTTGCAATCATAGCACTGAATGGGAGGCAGCT GTTTGGCCAACCCATTAAAGTTAATTGGGCATATGCCAGTGGGCAAAGAGAGGACACATCAG GCCATTACAACATCTTTGTTGGTGATCTTAGCCCTGAAGTTACAGATGCCACCTTATTTGCCTGCTTTTCTGTGTATCCAAGCTGCTC AGATGCGAGGGTCATGTGGGACCAAAAAACTGGGCGTTCAAGAGGCTTTGGTTTTGTTTCTTTCAGGAATCAACAG GATGCTCAAAGTGCGATAAATGACTTAACTG GCAAGTGGCTTGGCAGTCGGCAGATCCGTTGTAACTGGGCTACCAAGGGAGCTAATGCTAGTGAAGACAAACAAAATTCAGATTCCAAGAGTGTGGTggatctagcaaatgcatctgcTG ATGGGCAAGAGAACACAAACGATGATGGTCCAGAGAGTAACCCACAATTCACAACTGTCTATGTGGGTAACCTTGCTCACGAG GTGACTCAACTTGATCTCCACCGCCATTTCCATTCCCTTGGTGCTGGAGTGATAGAAGAAGTCCGCATACAACGTGACAAGGGATTTGGTTTTGTGAGATACAGTAATCATTCTGAAGCTGCTTTGGCTATCCAAATGGGGAATGGTCGAATTCTTTGTGGAAAGCCAATCAAG TGTTCTTGGGGCAGCAAACCAACTCCACCAGGAACTGCCTCTACGCCACTGCCCCCGCCTGCCTCTGCTTCATTCTCTGGACTCACTGCAACAGACCTCTTAAGTTATGATCGTGCTTCATTGTTGGGCAAGATGACTGCCAGCGAGGCATTGATGTATGCCCAGAGTCAGCAAGCTCTGAAGCAAG
- the LOC103970779 gene encoding probable polygalacturonase — MLSQDARLRHLHRYRRRLLVALLSHRTLLAVLWTVLFSAVVVWQSGAVGRLGLLRRRAPPPRPCPRLRPTVFNLSDFGGVGDGVTLNTQAFEKAVEAIMEFGGSGGGQLNVPPGMWLTGPFNLTSHMTLFLAEGAVIMGIEDYKHWTLMPPLPSYGQGRELKGPRYGSLIHGQNLRDVVITGYNGTINGQGQTWWRRYRQGLLEHTRGPLVQLMWSRDIVISNITLQDSPFWTLHPYDCRNVTISNVTIMAPLYDAPNTDGIDPDSCEDMVIENSYISVGDDGIAIKSGWDRYGIAYGRPSTNILVKNVVLRSKMSAGVSIGSEMSGGISNIKFENILVWDSRRGVRIKTAPGRGGYIHNISYSNLTFNNLSAGIVIKTDYNEHPDDGFDPKAIPTIRNLTFRGVYGNNVRIPVQIQGSKEILVRGISFQDIQVGLSYKKKRTFRCSYVEGYAVGPIFPAPCDSLDRYDENGRLVKRSIIQQNVTDTDYEI, encoded by the exons ATGCTCTCCCAGGACGCCAGGCTCCGCCACCTTCACCGCTACCGGCGGCGACTCCTCGTGGCTCTCCTGTCGCATCGTACCCTCCTTGCGGTGCTGTGGACCGTGCTGTTCTCCGCGGTCGTCGTGTGGCAGAGCGGCGCCGTCGGCCGCCTCGGGTTATTGCGGCGGCGGGCGCCGCCGCCGAGGCCGTGCCCCCGGCTCCGGCCTACGGTCTTCAATCTGTCGGATTTTGGGGGAGTCGGGGATGGTGTCACATTGAACACCCAGGCATTTGAGAAAGCGGTGGAGGCCATCATGGAGTTTGGGGGAAGCGGCGGCGGGCAGCTCAACGTACCACCGGGAATGTGGCTCACTGGTCCCTTTAATCTAACTAGCCACATGACGCTGTTCCTCGCCGAAGGGGCCGTGATTATGGGGATTGAG GATTATAAGCATTGGACCTTAATGCCTCCACTGCCATCATATGGACAAGGGAGGGAATTGAAAGGGCCTCGATACGGAAGTCTGATTCATGGACAAAATCTTCGGGATGTGGTTATAACAG GATATAACGGTACCATAAATGGACAAGGTCAAACATGGTGGCGAAGATATCGTCAAGGACTTCTGGAACACACCAGAGGACCTCTTGTGCAGCTTATGTGGTCCAGAGATATTGTAATTTCTAATATAACTTTACAAGATTCTCCTTTTTGGACACTACATCCCTATGACTGCAGGAATGTTACTATTTCAAATGTAACAATTATGGCCCCCCTTTACGATGCTCCAAACACAGATGGCATAGATCCTG ATTCATGTGAGGACATGGTAATAGAGAACAGTTACATTTCTGTAGGTGATGATGGAATAGCAATTAAGAGTGGTTGGGACCGGTATGGAATTGCCTATGGACGACCATCAACAAACATATTAGTTAAGAATGTTGTTCTACGCTCCAAGATGAG TGCTGGAGTATCAATAGGAAGTGAGATGTCTGGTGGCATCTCGAATATCAAGTTTGAAAACATCCTTGTTTGGGACTCACGGCGTGGTGTGAGGATCAAGACTGCTCCTGGGAGGGGTGGATACATTCACAACATCTCCTATAGCAACCTAACCTTCAATAATCTGAGTGCTGGTATCGTGATCAAGACCGACTACAATGAGCACCCTGATGATGGCTTTGATCCCAAAGCCATTCCGACAATCAGGAACTTGACCTTCCGTGGAGTTTATGGTAATAATGTCCGCATTCCAGTCCAGATCCAAGGCAGTAAGGAGATTCTTGTGAGAGGCATCAGCTTCCAGGATATACAGGTGGGTCTTTCCTACAAAAAGAAGCGAACTTTCCGTTGCTCTTATGTAGAGGGATATGCGGTCGGTCCAATCTTCCCAGCACCATGTGACAGCCTTGACCGGTACGATGAGAATGGACGGTTAGTTAAGCGTTCaataatacaacaaaatgttaccgACACAGATTATGAGATATAG
- the LOC103970776 gene encoding oligouridylate-binding protein 1 isoform X1, protein MQQQRLKQQQALMQQALLLQQQQQQQQQQQQQSLYPHPGLLAAPQIEPVLSGNLPPGFDPSTCRSVYVGNVHLQVTEALLQEVFQSTGLVEGCKLIRKEKSSFGFVDYYDRRSAALAIIALNGRQLFGQPIKVNWAYASGQREDTSGHYNIFVGDLSPEVTDATLFACFSVYPSCSDARVMWDQKTGRSRGFGFVSFRNQQDAQSAINDLTGKWLGSRQIRCNWATKGANASEDKQNSDSKSVVDLANASAEDGQENTNDDGPESNPQFTTVYVGNLAHEVTQLDLHRHFHSLGAGVIEEVRIQRDKGFGFVRYSNHSEAALAIQMGNGRILCGKPIKCSWGSKPTPPGTASTPLPPPASASFSGLTATDLLSYDRASLLGKMTASEALMYAQSQQALKQAAMGMGAGASQAIYDGGFQNVNAAQQFMYY, encoded by the exons ATGCAGCAGCAGAGGCTGAAGCAGCAGCAGGCTTTGATGCAGCAAGCCCTCCTCctccagcagcaacagcagcagcagcagcagcaacagcaacagtCCCTTTACCCCCACCCCGGCCTCTTGGCCGCCCCTCAG ATAGAGCCTGTCCTAAGTGGGAATCTGCCTCCTGGATTTGATCCAAGCACATGTCGCAGTGT GTATGTAGGCAATGTTCATCTTCAGGTTACTGAGGCTCTTCTTCAAGAGGTTTTCCAAAGTACGGGCCTTGTTGAAGGATGCAAGCTCATTAGGAAAGAGAAG TCATCCTTTGGCTTTGTTGATTATTATGACCGCCGATCAGCTGCACTTGCAATCATAGCACTGAATGGGAGGCAGCT GTTTGGCCAACCCATTAAAGTTAATTGGGCATATGCCAGTGGGCAAAGAGAGGACACATCAG GCCATTACAACATCTTTGTTGGTGATCTTAGCCCTGAAGTTACAGATGCCACCTTATTTGCCTGCTTTTCTGTGTATCCAAGCTGCTC AGATGCGAGGGTCATGTGGGACCAAAAAACTGGGCGTTCAAGAGGCTTTGGTTTTGTTTCTTTCAGGAATCAACAG GATGCTCAAAGTGCGATAAATGACTTAACTG GCAAGTGGCTTGGCAGTCGGCAGATCCGTTGTAACTGGGCTACCAAGGGAGCTAATGCTAGTGAAGACAAACAAAATTCAGATTCCAAGAGTGTGGTggatctagcaaatgcatctgcTG AAGATGGGCAAGAGAACACAAACGATGATGGTCCAGAGAGTAACCCACAATTCACAACTGTCTATGTGGGTAACCTTGCTCACGAG GTGACTCAACTTGATCTCCACCGCCATTTCCATTCCCTTGGTGCTGGAGTGATAGAAGAAGTCCGCATACAACGTGACAAGGGATTTGGTTTTGTGAGATACAGTAATCATTCTGAAGCTGCTTTGGCTATCCAAATGGGGAATGGTCGAATTCTTTGTGGAAAGCCAATCAAG TGTTCTTGGGGCAGCAAACCAACTCCACCAGGAACTGCCTCTACGCCACTGCCCCCGCCTGCCTCTGCTTCATTCTCTGGACTCACTGCAACAGACCTCTTAAGTTATGATCGTGCTTCATTGTTGGGCAAGATGACTGCCAGCGAGGCATTGATGTATGCCCAGAGTCAGCAAGCTCTGAAGCAAG